Proteins co-encoded in one Pseudomonas fluorescens genomic window:
- a CDS encoding response regulator has protein sequence MDHVDHILIVDDDREIRELVGNYLKKNGLRTTVVADGRQMRSFLEANTVDLIVLDIMMPGDDGLLLCRELRAGKHKATPVLMLTARNDETDRIIGLEMGADDYLTKPFAARELLARINAVLRRTRMLPPNLVVTESGRLLAFGRWQLDTSARHLLDTDGTMVALSGAEYRLLRVFLDHPQRVLSRDQLLNLTQGRDADLFDRSIDLLVSRLRQRLLDDAREPAYIKTVRSEGYVFSLPVEILGAPA, from the coding sequence ATGGATCATGTCGATCACATTCTCATCGTCGATGACGACCGCGAGATTCGCGAACTGGTTGGCAACTACCTGAAAAAGAACGGCCTGCGCACCACGGTGGTCGCTGATGGCCGGCAGATGCGCAGTTTTCTGGAAGCCAACACTGTCGACCTGATCGTGCTCGACATCATGATGCCGGGCGATGACGGCCTCCTGCTGTGCCGCGAATTGCGCGCCGGCAAACACAAGGCCACGCCAGTCTTGATGCTGACGGCCCGCAACGACGAAACCGACCGCATCATCGGCCTGGAAATGGGTGCCGACGATTACCTGACCAAACCCTTCGCCGCACGCGAGCTGCTGGCGCGAATCAATGCCGTGCTGCGACGCACGCGGATGCTGCCACCCAATCTGGTGGTCACCGAAAGCGGCCGTTTGCTGGCCTTCGGGCGCTGGCAACTCGACACTTCGGCCCGCCATCTGCTCGACACCGACGGCACCATGGTCGCCCTGAGCGGCGCGGAATACCGTTTGCTGCGGGTGTTCCTCGACCATCCGCAACGAGTGTTGAGCCGCGATCAACTGCTCAACCTGACCCAGGGCCGCGACGCCGATCTGTTCGATCGTTCCATCGATCTGTTGGTCAGCCGTTTGCGCCAGCGCCTGCTGGACGACGCCCGGGAACCTGCCTACATCAAGACCGTGCGCAGTGAAGGTTATGTGTTCTCGCTACCGGTCGAAATCCTCGGAGCGCCCGCATGA